The following are encoded together in the Macadamia integrifolia cultivar HAES 741 chromosome 10, SCU_Mint_v3, whole genome shotgun sequence genome:
- the LOC122091254 gene encoding protein ACCELERATED CELL DEATH 6-like, whose amino-acid sequence MSERACDKTMDPKLYEAARKGDTNLLRQIPDLDQQAMRLTLNTALHIAVRYGQYNFVQELSSKYPSLLTQANSEGDTPLHIAAWTGNEVIARLLISKLSADIESAGVAEKLRLRNKYEYMPLHEAIRNHNLEVAKLLIEADPGWSCYDNDADESLIYLAARTGNKDMVKLIVEQPAAYGGPKGEKALYVAAARKDFEIVEALSEKKIELIKGADENGKTPLHYAAEYGNYKIVEKLISKYPCSAITLDENGQSPLHIAASKSYRKVVAELIKHCPECMEQLSRQKGKSILHFAVESGSLRTVIYVVEILGLQRLINQPDMDGNTPFHLAAKLTSSRTFFYFVFDSMQDQKAVNKDQQTAFHIHDSQRLKSVYSAMSNMWVKFLRLPNWAEWLKELGNEDEGQGSQLINSYQSMASTLGTIATLITTVTFAAALQVPGGFSNQGVAALQEDPFFTDFLIIDVIALTLSLTSVFLILFGTYFENKVFIVFMEIARVLTILSFLATGLAFNSGVSVILSPGSDLQFLIFGVAQWCPYLLAIIGFPVFVFPVMMPHVLYVYQSTPLWLRRWVFSSKYTQYIIFGLW is encoded by the exons ATGAGTGAGAGAGCTTGTGATAAAACCATGGATCCTAAGCTTTACGAGGCTGCAAGAAAGGGTGATACTAACCTACTACGCCAAATCCCTGATTTAGATCAGCAAGCAATGAGACTCACATTGAACACAGCCCTTCATATTGCTGTGAGGTATGGGCAATATAACTTTGTGCAAGAGCTCAGCAGCAAGTATCCATCGCTCCTTACACAGGCAAACTCCGAGGGCGACACGCCACTGCACATCGCGGCGTGGACTGGAAATGAAGTTATAGCTAGATTACTCATCTCAAAATTAAGTGCTGATATTGAAAGTGCAGGTGTAGCTGAGAAGCTGAGATTGAGAAATAAGTATGAGTACATGCCCTTGCATGAGGCCATTCGAAACCATAATCTTGAAGTCGCAAAGTTGCTGATTGAAGCCGACCCTGGTTGGTCATGTTACGACAACGATGCCGACGAGTCTTTGATATACTTGGCTGCTCGAACGGGAAACAAAGATATGGTAAAGCTGATCGTAGAGCAGCCGGCAGCTTATGGTGGCCCTAAAGGGGAGAAAGCCTTGTATGTGGCTGCGGCCAGGAAAGATTTTG AAATTGTGGAAGCACTTtcagagaagaaaatagaactGATAAAAGGGGCAGACGAAAATGGGAAAACTCCTCTCCACTATGCAGCAGAATATGGGAACTATAAGATAGTAGAGAAGTTGATATCCAAATACCCATGCAGTGCCATTACATTGGACGAAAATGGTCAATCCCCACTTCACATTGCAGCAAGTAAATCCTACCGGAAAGTAGTTGCAGAGCTAATTAAACATTGCCCAGAATGTATGGAGCAGCTGAGCCGCCAGAAAGGAAAGTCCATTCTTCATTTTGCAGTGGAGAGTGGAAGTTTAAGAACGGTGATCTATGTTGTGGAGATATTGGGTCTCCAAAGATTGATAAACCAGCCAGACATGGATGGAAATACCCCTTTCCATCTAGCTGCCAAACTCACTTCTTCCAGGACATTTTTCTATTTCGTATTCGATTCGATGCAAGATCAAAAGGCAGTTAACAAGGACCAACAGACTGCTTTTCATATTCATGACAGCCAGAGGTTGAAGTCGGTATATTCTGCT ATGTCGAACATGTGGGTCAAATTTTTAAGACTACCGAATTGGGCAGAATGGTTGAAGGAGCTTGGGAATGAAGATGAAGGCCAAGGTAGTCAATTGATTAACTCATACCAGAGCATGGCCAGCACTCTTGGAACAATAGCAACTCTCATTACCACAGTGACTTTTGCAGCTGCTTTACAAGTACCTGGTGGGTTCTCAAATCAAGGAGTGGCTGCACTCCAAGAAGATCCATTCTTCACAGATTTTCTCATAATTGATGTCATAGCTCTGACCCTCTCCTTAACATCTGTGTTTCTCATCCTCTTTGGTACTTACTTTGAAAACAAAGTTTTTATCGTTTTTATGGAGATTGCAAGAGTCTTGACCATCTTGTCATTCCTAGCAACTGGGCTGGCATTCAATAGTGGTGTGTCTGTAATACTCTCACCTGGTAGTGATCTCCAATTTCTCATATTTGGAGTTGCCCAATGGTGCCCATATTTGCTTGCAATAATTGGGTTTCCTGTATTTGTTTTCCCTGTAATGATGCCTCATGTTCTATATGTTTACCAATCAACGCCCCTTTGGCTTAGAAGATGGGTGTTTTCTTCTAAATATACTCAATATATTATTTTTGGTCTTTGGTAA